Genomic DNA from Triticum dicoccoides isolate Atlit2015 ecotype Zavitan chromosome 4B, WEW_v2.0, whole genome shotgun sequence:
TAATATTTCTGAACAATTTGCAGGTGAAACTGCAACATGTCCATGAATTTCAACAACAAAAAAAAGAAGCAAAAGAGACATACTATAAAACAAGTTTTTCTTACGGGGACACATAAAACAGTTGCCATGATATGTAGAACAAAATTGCATTACTATAGATTCATTCGTCTGTGTAAATATTGCCAATAGATATTTTCAGTCCTTGTGTTCTTTAATCTTACCGGAAATGCTAGCTACTCCGCAGCACTAGCACGTGCGATATCTATACTAACATCAGCACAAGTCCAACATCCTTTCGGAGATTCCTGTCTTCCTTTGTGCAAACTGTTCCATTTCCGTTCAAGCGCTATTCTGAACCCAGCGAGATCGCCTCACACGAGCAGAAAAAAACACGGATTCACACATCCAGAGCCCAAAAATACTGCACCCGTCTCGTCTCCTCCCCCGACCGGTCAACAGCAAACCATGCAGCTTCGTCGTAGTGTCCGTTCCATACACCTCCTCCACTGTTCACGACTTGACTGCAAATATAAAACTCGAGCGGGACAGAAGGCTCACACGACTCTTCTCTCTCCCTGACTCAGCTCCATCGTTCCGTACTACTCTACTACTCCGACGCTGCGGGGCTCTCGGCTAACCACCTCACCTCACTAGCTCCCCCCACCTACAGTAAACAACAGAGCATCAAAGATCCGGACCGCCGGAGCCGGAGCTGGTTATTCGCATGGCCGCCTCGTGCAGGGAGCTGGCCGGGGCCGGCCTAGCGCGGCCGGCGACCTCGAGTTCGCAGCCCGGCCGGAGCCGGAACCAGCTCTGCTTCGCGCCGATGCGGCAAGGGAGGAGCAGCAGGAGGGGCGTGAAGGTGGTGGTGGCGGCCGTGAGCGAGGAGCTGCCGAGGCTGGCGTCGGCTGGgaagggcgcgggggcggcggtgaGGCCGCCGCAGGGGAAGGTGGCGCTGCGGGCGGCGCTGACGGTGCGGCGGAAGCAGAAGGAGGACCTCAAGGAGGCGGTGGCGGGGCACCTGGACGCGCTCTGGGACATGGTCGGCCGGGGCGTCGTGCTCGAGCTCGTCAGCACCAAGATCGATCCAAGTAAGCGAGCACTCACCAGAGCATCCTTCCTttccttccccccctctctctctcaatcAGAGCAATCAGTTTCATTCCTGGTACCAGTGCTAGCTCGGCCGAGTTGACTTCCCCAATCGCCTTTGGAGCGGTTCAATCTTGCCAAAATATTCGTTTCGATCCCTGTTCGTTCGAGTTCTTACTTCTTTCTGGGATGCTAGCTGCTCGTCTGCTGCTGTTGATGGTCATGGTCCAGACCAAATTGGTAGGTGGCAACCGGGGCCAGGACCAGGAGACGCAGACGGACGATCCAATAATGGCGTGTTCGTGATACGGTCATGCGAGCGTTTGCAGTAGTAGGATATtccctctacattttcattttccaTGATAAAAGGCCAAGAACCACTGCCGAATATTGCAAAGCTGATGATCAGAATCACGTTCCGGTTTTTGTGACCGGGCAGAATCGCTTTCTTTTTGTTGAGGGGGCCGACCAGAATCACTACGCACGACTGCAATGAGCATGTTTTCCTCCCCTCTCCCATCATTTCTCTCTTATTTTTCTCCCATCAACATGTGGTCGGCAAAGCTATGTGGAGTCCCAGATTTTACTTTTGTCCGCTGCCACGTTTCCCAACTAGTTTTGCCCCCACACGTGACGCTCATGGACCCGTCGTGCCGTCGGCAGGGACGAGGAAGGCGGCGCGGAGCGGCGGGGCGTCGGTCAAGGACTGGTGCGCGAAGCGGGGCGCCAAGGGGGAGCACGTGGTGTACACGGCGGAGTTCACGGTGGACGCCGGCTTCGGCGAGCCGGGCGCCATCGTCGTGGCCAACCGGCACCACCGCGAGTTCTTCCTCGAGAGCGTCGTCGTCGAGGGCAGCGCGCTGCCCTGCGGCACCGTCTACTTCGACTGCAACTCCTGGGTGCAGACCACCGGGGACCTGCCCGGCGACGGCAACAGGGTCTTCTTCAGCAACAAGGTACGTGCGTTCGTGCACTTCTTTTTCGCTTCAGGTTCAGGAAGAAGTCATGGACTTGGTAGCATTGGGTTATGGCCTTGACTGGGTGCACGTAAACGTAATGGCAATCATGCGTTGATTAACAGAGATTTTTGGCTGCTAAAGTTGGTGGCGCATCGTTGTCTGTGATGTTGATAGAGGGAGAAAGGAGGCCATTAGCTACAGTCTGAAAATAAAATTGGAAtctgataaataaaataaagtaaaggAGGTAATTAAGTGCAAATCTAGGAGGACAATTTGAACGCATGATTTGATTGAGACATGTCATTGTGGCCCAAGTAGAGAAAATCTGTGGCCTGTACGAGAACAATCTCTTAGCACTAACTTACTACATTTATGAACGAAGTGGACATCAGTGTCATATATCTGTTCCTTCAAAAAGAAAAATCATGTGTATGTTTTCCAGCAATGTTAACACTGACAGGCTCGTCGATCTTTTTAGGATTTGCCGAAAATTTAGTCAAGACCATTGAaaattcattgttcatgataaacaACTTATGGTCACCCTATTCTCAAATGGATTATAGTTTTTCTTTTCCTTCTCGAACACAGTTTATAGTTGATTTCTTTGATCAGTAAAGTGATTTCCTTATGCTTGACTCAATTTACCGGGAGTTTGTAATACTGAATTTGTGATATTATATGGATGATCTCCTCATGCAGCCGTATTTACCGTCTCAAACACCTCCCGGGCTTAGAGAAATAAGGGAGAAGGTGCTGAGAGATCTACGAGGAGATGGCACCGGGGTTCGAAAGATATCTGACCAAATATATGATTATGCAATGTACAACGATCTGGGGAATCCAGATAGGGGGAAAGAGTTCATCAGACCAATCCTTGGAGGCGACAAGATCCCTTACCCACGTCGATGTCGGACCGGTCGTCCACCAACTGATACTAGTAAGTTCTGTTATCTTCTTGAAACCCTTAGCAGATAGTGGAAAACAGAATTTGGCCTAAGACAGAAAAGTGTATGTTTATTGTCCAACTATATCTACCATTGTTTGTCCAGTTCTGTTTGATCAAAGGCCATGTCATTGTCAGACTTTGATAGCTTGAACCATCAGGCAGTAGTCCTTGACCACATGGTTTGATCCAATGAGGCTGTCTGAATTTGACAAAGAAAAAGCATGGGTTTACACAAGAGCTAAAAGTTAGTCTTGGTCATATTCTTGCAAAATCTATTCGACGCACTCCATGGATAAAACACCATGAGTTATCAAATTGAAACAGAATAGTTAGGTTGGAACCATATGTCCAGTGGCAACCTGGAAGCATCATATACTGTATCTAGCACATTATGTTACATTGTTTAGTTTTCTCATGTTTCTTCGTTTCTAGTGACTGTGAACTCCATAAGAAAGCATGACCACTGTCAGTATTCACTACTTACCACGAAAGGTTCAATAGTTGGTTGTTTTCCGATTTTCGTTTCATGAAATTGAGTCTTTAGTTTGTAGTTGTGTTGATTTTTTCTGATAGTGCTACATTACACTTCTTAATTCTTTGTGACTGATATGGCATGCTTATTGCTTAGTTATAACTTCAAAGACCGGCAATCAAACCGTTACTTACAAAGTGACCCTAATGAATTCTTCAGATAGAACAATTTGGCATTTCACCTCATACAGAAATGTTAGAATTAACATTGTGCACCTAACTGTGGTGCAGACATGCTATCTGAGAGCAGGGTGGAGAAGCCGCATCGAATATACGTACCTCGAGATGAGACATTTGAGGAGCTGAAACAGGGAGCCTTTATATCAGGGAGGCTCCGAGCAGTACTTCACACCCTAATCCCCTCGCTAATTGCATCAATCTCAGCTGACACCCACAACTTCCAAGGCTTCCACCACGTTGACAACCTGTACAAGGAGGGTCTCAGGCTCAAGCTAGGCCTCCAGGAGCACCTGTTTCAGAAGATACCATTTGTACAAAAGATTCAGGAGTCGAGCGAAGGGATGCTTCGCTATGACACACCTAGCATCCTTTCCAGTAAGTAAAGTTCATCACAATTTACCTTATGCTGGTGTGTCATCACCAAATGTTTGTTCAGGCTCAGTATCCCTGAGAGTTGCCGCTTTAATCCTGTGATTCCACAGAGGACAAGTTTGCATGGCTCCGCGACGACGAGTTTGCACGGCAGGCTATTGCCGGAATAAACCCAGTTAGCATCGAGAGGCTCACGGTAATTAAAAAATACATGGTCCTTAGTGAAATCAGGAGTACTAATATACTACTAGGGCGATCAATGAAAGTAATCCATTTTGTATTTATTTGATAAATACTTAACATGGGGGATTTACATCGAAATAGGTTTTCCCACCAGTGAGCAAGCTGGATCCTGCAATCTATGGTCCACCAGAATCATCAATTACCGAAGGGCACATTGCTGGTCAGCTCAATGGATTGACAGTACAAGAGGTACCTTCATACGACCGAGTCTTAATTTATGTTCAGTTATGTACCAATGATCATTCTTGTACTGATTCTGATCACACACCTTATGAACAAAGGCAATAGATAAGGAGAAGCTCTTCATTGTAGACCATCATGATGTGTACATGCCATTCTTGGATCGGATCAATGCGATTGAGGGACGGAAAGCATACGCAACCCGTGCAATCTTCTTCCTGACTCAAGGTGGCACATTGAAACCGATCGCGATTGAGCTTTCTCTTCCACCAGCCCAGTCAGGGGAGCCTCAGCCAAGCAGGGTTCTTACCCCTGCCTGTGACGCTACATCCAACTGGATCTGGATGCTTGGCAAGGCGCATGTCAGCTCCAATGATGCCGGTGTTCATCAGCTTGTTAATCACTGGTATGATTTTTTTTCATTCTTCATTATCAACTGTTTAGGCTGAAGTTATTTTAAATTTCAGTTTCAGGAATATTTCAGCACAAACCGAAATCACTGAATTTCAGTGATTTTGGTTTTCATCTCAGCCAAAGGACCAAAACACCCACTTGAAATTCAAAAACATATTTGAAAATtgcgaatttttttaaaaaatagattTGAATTCCTGGAGTGCAACTGAAATGCCTGAAATATTTTGACCGAAAGGTAAATATTTCGGTGTCTACCGAAATGACTGAAATTCAGTGAAATTCACTGAAAGTGAAACCCAGTCATGCACTGGAATGCCACTGCTACTTGAACTGTCTCCAAAAAACTGGAGCACCTCCTGCGAGTGTGACCAAGGAAATACTTACCATGTACACTTTGACAAACTCTTTCAGGTTGAGGACGCATGCTATAATGGAGCCATTCATCCTGGCGGCGCACCGGCGTATGAGCGCAATGCACCCGATCTTCAAGCTCCTGCACCCTCACATGAGGTACACGCTGGAGATAAATGCGCTTGCGCGGCAGAGCTTGATCAATGCCGAAGGGGTGATCGAGTCCTGCTTCACCCCTGGCCCTGTCTCTGGCGAGATCAGCTCGGCATACTATTGCAACCACTGGCGCTTCGACCTTGAGGGCCTCCCCGCCGACCTCCTCCGCAGGCATGTACCCTCCACACACCACTGCCTGACATTGTAACTGAGAATGATTTGTACAATGGTGATCACTGACATCCTCATGTTCTCAGGGGAGTGGCTGTGGAGGACGCCACACAGCCTCACGGCATCAGGCTTCTCATCGAGGATTACCCTTATGCAGACGATGGGCTTCTGTTGTGGTCCGCCATTGGCAACTGGGTGGAGTCCTACGTGCAGCTCTACTACCCGGACGCCGGCACGGTCCAGTCCGACGACGAGCTCCAAGAGTGGTACCACGAGTCGATCCACGTCGGCCACGCCGACCTCCGGGACGCGCCCTGGTGGCCGCCGCTGTCCACGCCGCGTGACCTCGCCAACATCCTGACCACGCTCGTCTGGCTCGCGTCGGCGCAGCACGCGGCGCTCAACTTCGGGCAGTACCCGCTGGGCGGCTACGTCCCGAACCGGCCACCGCTGATGCGGCGGCTGCTGCCGGACCCGGAGCGCGACGCGGCGGAGTACGCCATGTTCCTGGCGGACCCGCACCGGTTGTTCCTCAACGCGATGCCCGGGGTGCTGGAGGcgaccaagttcatggcggtggtgGACACGCTGTCGACGCACTCCCCCGACGAGGAGTACCTGGGCGAGAGCCTCGACGAGGGCGCGGCGCCGTGGACGGGCGACGAGGAGGCCCTCGCGGCGCACGGCATGTTCGCGGCCGACGTGCGCCGCGCCGAGGAGACCATCGAGAGGCGCAACGCCGACCACGGCAGGCGGAACCGGTGCGGCGCCGGGGTGCTGCCGTACGAGCTGCTGGCCCCCAGCTCGCCGCCGGGGGTCACCTGCCGCGGCGTGCCCAACAGCATCTCCATATGATACGCACGCCATTGTATACCCGCGATTCGTTCTGGATTTTGTTTAGGGGATTCCCCTTATTTAGGGCCAGCTTGTCGATATGGTTTTGATCTGGATGTTAGTCTCGTGGTCTCCCAAATCCAAATTCAGACCAACCTAGGCCGCATTCGTCGGGGGATTGGATGATTTGCCCATCCGTGCTCCAACGTATGTGGTTTGTTTTGATTGaaacaaaataaggcccggccccacccccttaaaatcagggtgggggagatgattagattagaaaaagaaaagaaaaaaagacagcCGTAGAATGAAGTGAGAGTACGGATGGGAGCATaggaagggagcaggcaagccggatccattTTACAAGGGATTGATGATTTGCCCCATGATTGTCTC
This window encodes:
- the LOC119291638 gene encoding probable lipoxygenase 6, with protein sequence MAASCRELAGAGLARPATSSSQPGRSRNQLCFAPMRQGRSSRRGVKVVVAAVSEELPRLASAGKGAGAAVRPPQGKVALRAALTVRRKQKEDLKEAVAGHLDALWDMVGRGVVLELVSTKIDPRTRKAARSGGASVKDWCAKRGAKGEHVVYTAEFTVDAGFGEPGAIVVANRHHREFFLESVVVEGSALPCGTVYFDCNSWVQTTGDLPGDGNRVFFSNKPYLPSQTPPGLREIREKVLRDLRGDGTGVRKISDQIYDYAMYNDLGNPDRGKEFIRPILGGDKIPYPRRCRTGRPPTDTNMLSESRVEKPHRIYVPRDETFEELKQGAFISGRLRAVLHTLIPSLIASISADTHNFQGFHHVDNLYKEGLRLKLGLQEHLFQKIPFVQKIQESSEGMLRYDTPSILSKDKFAWLRDDEFARQAIAGINPVSIERLTVFPPVSKLDPAIYGPPESSITEGHIAGQLNGLTVQEAIDKEKLFIVDHHDVYMPFLDRINAIEGRKAYATRAIFFLTQGGTLKPIAIELSLPPAQSGEPQPSRVLTPACDATSNWIWMLGKAHVSSNDAGVHQLVNHWLRTHAIMEPFILAAHRRMSAMHPIFKLLHPHMRYTLEINALARQSLINAEGVIESCFTPGPVSGEISSAYYCNHWRFDLEGLPADLLRRGVAVEDATQPHGIRLLIEDYPYADDGLLLWSAIGNWVESYVQLYYPDAGTVQSDDELQEWYHESIHVGHADLRDAPWWPPLSTPRDLANILTTLVWLASAQHAALNFGQYPLGGYVPNRPPLMRRLLPDPERDAAEYAMFLADPHRLFLNAMPGVLEATKFMAVVDTLSTHSPDEEYLGESLDEGAAPWTGDEEALAAHGMFAADVRRAEETIERRNADHGRRNRCGAGVLPYELLAPSSPPGVTCRGVPNSISI